From Salvelinus namaycush isolate Seneca chromosome 27, SaNama_1.0, whole genome shotgun sequence, the proteins below share one genomic window:
- the LOC120022570 gene encoding tissue factor pathway inhibitor 2-like: MELSSLIFLILSCSLCYVFALSPKQEVCLLQVDEGPCRGNIQRYYYNTITQQCEEFVYGGCQGNANNFMSFLACQKACFRIPKIPQICRFQKEVGPCRANFLSYFFNMTTMQCEQFVYGGCQGNENRFQDQLSCMEYCRPHKTTPVLCLDPLDKGGCAASIPRYYYNSASRMCEQFIYSGCGGSSNNFISRQSCMDVCAKAGKPWISRKTGRRAGMMRTTTKNRIRIKPNNNIKWSTI; this comes from the exons ATGGAGCTCAGTTCATTGATTTTTCTGATCCTTTCATGCTCTCTTTGTTACGTTTTTGCATTGTCACCGAAACAAG AGGTGTGTCTACTTCAAGTAGATGAGGGACCTTGCAGAGGAAATATCCAACGTTACTACTACAATACTATCACTCAACAATGCGAAGAGTTTGTCTATGGAGGCTGCCAAGGGAATGCAAACAACTTCATGAGTTTTCTGGCGTGTCAGAAAGCATGTTTTAGAATACCAA AGATCCCCCAGATCTGCAGGTTCCAGAAAGAGGTGGGTCCCTGCCGGGCCAATTTCTTGAGCTACTTCTTCAACATGACCACCATGCAGTGTGAGCAGTTCGTCTACGGAGGCTGCCAGGGCAACGAGAACCGCTTCCAGGACCAGTTGTCTTGCATGGAGTACTGCAGaccacacaaaa CTACTCCTGTGCTCTGCCTGGATCCCCTGGATAAAGGAGGGTGTGCTGCATCTATACCGCGCTACTACTACAACTCAGCCTCCAGGATGTGTGAGCAGTTCATCTATTCAGGTTGTGGAGGAAGCAGCAACAACTTTATATCCAGACAAAGCTGCATGGACGTCTGTGCTAAAG CTGGGAAACCATGGATAAGCAGAAAAACAGGCAGAAGAGCAGGCATGATGAGAACAACTACCAAAAACCGTATTAGAATAAAGCCTAATAACAATATTAAATGGTCAACAATATGA
- the gngt1 gene encoding guanine nucleotide-binding protein G(T) subunit gamma-T1, protein MPGVINMDELTDVDKAKMERDQKKIEVKLERWMTSKCCTEFMEAVQAGVEEDTLVKGIAEDKNPFKELKGGCVVC, encoded by the exons ATGCCGGGGGTGATAAATATGGACGAGTTGACAGACGTGGATAAGGCTAAAATGGAAAGAGACCAAAAGAAGATTGAAGTCAAGCTTGAGAGATGGATG ACGTCTAAGTGCTGTACTGAGTTTATGGAGGCGGTTCAGGCCGGTGTAGAAGAGGACACTCTGGTCAAAGGCATCGCAGAAGACAAGAACCCATTCAAGGAGTTGAAAGGTGGATGTGTCGTCTGCTGA